A single window of Coleofasciculus sp. FACHB-1120 DNA harbors:
- a CDS encoding DUF655 domain-containing protein: MLLALTLGACQRVQSQNSRLTPLPQDPFVQVYFNHAQTSEYTEPYRQQRRQGDDLEQQIVDAIASAKSSVDVAVQELRLPKIAQALVDRKKAGVKVRVILENTYSRPLSAIASAELAKLPQREQQRYQEFLKLVDRNGDNQLSPAEINQGDALVMLRNAGIPTIDDTADGSKGSSLMHHKLVIVDNAKLIVTSANFTTSDIHGDFAKPNSLGNANNLLKIDSPELATLFTQEFNSMWGDGPGGKPDSKFGIKKPYRSAQQVKLVNTTVTVQFSPTSTTQPWNQTSNGLIGKTLSTAAQSVDMALFVFSDQHLANILETDHQNGVQVRALIDPDFVYRPYSEALDMMGVALSNQCKYEADNRPWQEPITTVGVPLLPKGDLLHHKFGVVDKKNVITGSHNWSEAANSGNDETVLVIESPTVAAHYQREFDRLYENAVLGVPDGIGQKIQAQQKQCLQVTTGSQPSQTTAAANLKAKLPIQKAQPPKNLSTSPQPSVPSPQPDSYLVNLNTASKEEIEALPGVGPKLAQRIIEARQQKPFTSLQDLDKVPGVGPSLLEKISDRVTW; this comes from the coding sequence TTGCTGCTGGCGCTAACTCTCGGCGCGTGTCAGCGGGTGCAGTCGCAAAATTCCCGTCTCACGCCTCTGCCTCAAGATCCGTTTGTTCAGGTATATTTCAACCACGCCCAAACGTCAGAATATACTGAGCCGTATCGCCAGCAACGACGGCAGGGAGATGATTTAGAGCAACAGATTGTCGATGCGATCGCTTCTGCTAAATCCAGCGTTGATGTGGCGGTGCAAGAGTTGCGCTTACCGAAGATTGCACAGGCGCTAGTGGATCGCAAGAAAGCTGGGGTAAAAGTTCGGGTAATTTTAGAAAATACTTACAGTCGTCCTCTCAGTGCGATCGCTTCAGCAGAGTTAGCGAAACTGCCGCAACGAGAACAGCAACGCTACCAAGAATTTCTCAAATTAGTAGACCGCAACGGCGATAATCAGCTTAGTCCAGCGGAAATTAACCAAGGGGATGCCTTGGTGATGTTACGGAACGCAGGTATCCCGACAATCGACGATACGGCTGACGGTTCTAAAGGCAGCAGCCTGATGCATCACAAACTTGTGATCGTCGATAACGCAAAACTTATCGTGACTTCCGCTAACTTCACGACATCGGATATTCACGGTGATTTTGCTAAGCCTAACAGTTTGGGCAATGCCAATAACTTGCTGAAAATCGATAGTCCTGAGTTGGCAACCCTTTTCACCCAAGAGTTTAACTCGATGTGGGGCGATGGGCCAGGAGGCAAACCGGATAGTAAATTCGGCATCAAAAAGCCCTATCGATCCGCACAGCAAGTAAAGCTTGTCAATACCACCGTCACCGTCCAATTTTCCCCAACCTCGACCACTCAACCCTGGAATCAAACCAGTAACGGCTTAATTGGCAAAACCTTAAGTACCGCCGCCCAATCTGTTGATATGGCGCTGTTTGTCTTCTCCGATCAGCATTTAGCGAATATTCTAGAAACCGACCATCAAAATGGGGTGCAGGTACGGGCTTTAATCGACCCCGATTTTGTCTATCGTCCCTACAGTGAAGCGTTGGACATGATGGGCGTCGCCTTGAGCAATCAATGCAAGTATGAAGCCGATAACCGTCCTTGGCAAGAACCGATTACCACGGTTGGCGTGCCTCTGCTGCCAAAGGGCGATTTATTACATCACAAATTTGGGGTGGTGGATAAAAAAAACGTCATCACTGGCTCCCACAACTGGTCAGAAGCCGCCAATAGCGGCAATGATGAGACGGTGTTAGTCATTGAAAGTCCGACGGTTGCTGCCCATTATCAGCGCGAATTTGACCGCCTTTATGAGAATGCTGTGTTAGGTGTTCCTGATGGGATTGGGCAAAAAATACAGGCACAGCAGAAACAATGTCTCCAGGTAACAACAGGTTCTCAACCCTCCCAAACCACCGCCGCTGCCAATCTAAAAGCCAAACTTCCGATCCAAAAGGCGCAACCACCTAAAAATCTCTCTACCTCTCCTCAGCCCTCCGTCCCTAGCCCTCAGCCCGATTCCTATCTAGTCAACCTCAACACTGCAAGTAAAGAAGAAATCGAGGCATTACCCGGAGTCGGGCCAAAATTAGCTCAGCGCATTATCGAGGCACGTCAGCAGAAACCCTTTACTTCGCTACAAGACCTTGACAAAGTGCCGGGAGTTGGCCCCAGCTTACTTGAAAAAATAAGCGATCGCGTGACTTGGTAG
- a CDS encoding cyclic peptide export ABC transporter has product MKLIRLLLKNSWVTVILAALTGLLSGGSSAGLIALINLTLRDIQLPTTTLAWSFVGLCLLLFVTTTASQLLIARLAEEVIFNLRMLLNQRILACPLRHLEEIGSSRLLATLTEDIEVISSASISVSGLFVNVAILVACLLYLSWLSVPVFFFILGFMALGIFSHTLLVTKGRDSFKLSREVRDKLYEHFRTTTEGTKELKLHNSRRQAFLSQDLQSTAASSRHYRVAAMSIFALAGSWGLLLFFVPIGLLIFGLPLLRNIPVSVLSGYALTIIFMITPLRGILNTLPDLSRANVALDKIESLGLSLVAQRTEEHLTTTLDSQLEWNSLKLVGVTHAYRGEREEHRFILGPLDVTFHRGELVFVVGGNGSGKSTLVKLLVGLYIPESGEIQFDGKPITDKNREWYRQQFSVVFSDFYLFTRLLGLDTPSLTNQTQKYLEKLELDHKVQVKDGILSTTTLSQGQRKRLALLTAYLEDRPIYIFDEWASDQDPVFKEVFYTQLLPELKSRGKTVLVVTHDDRYFEVADRIVKLDYGKVQYDKSLHG; this is encoded by the coding sequence ATGAAGCTGATCCGCCTTCTCCTCAAAAATTCTTGGGTAACAGTCATTCTGGCTGCATTGACGGGTCTTCTCAGCGGCGGGAGTAGTGCGGGTCTAATTGCCCTAATTAACCTCACATTAAGAGATATTCAATTACCAACAACGACCCTTGCTTGGAGCTTTGTTGGTTTGTGCTTGCTTCTGTTTGTGACTACGACTGCTTCCCAATTGCTGATTGCCCGATTAGCAGAGGAGGTCATCTTCAATCTGCGAATGCTCTTAAACCAACGCATTTTAGCTTGCCCCTTGCGTCACCTAGAAGAAATTGGCTCCTCCCGCCTTCTAGCTACCCTCACAGAAGATATTGAGGTAATTTCTAGTGCCTCTATTTCCGTTTCCGGACTGTTTGTAAATGTCGCTATTTTAGTAGCGTGCCTGCTCTATTTGAGCTGGCTATCTGTGCCTGTATTCTTTTTTATCCTAGGCTTCATGGCGTTAGGAATCTTTAGCCACACGCTACTGGTGACTAAGGGCAGGGATTCTTTCAAACTTTCCCGTGAAGTGCGAGACAAGTTATACGAGCATTTCCGGACTACCACGGAGGGAACTAAGGAACTCAAGCTGCACAACTCTAGACGCCAAGCGTTTCTCTCTCAAGACCTCCAGTCTACCGCTGCGTCTTCGCGCCATTACCGAGTTGCGGCGATGAGTATTTTTGCTTTGGCGGGAAGTTGGGGGCTGTTATTGTTCTTCGTTCCCATTGGTTTGCTGATTTTTGGTTTACCTCTGCTGAGAAATATTCCTGTTTCTGTTCTATCCGGCTATGCCTTAACGATCATCTTTATGATTACTCCGTTGCGGGGTATTTTAAACACTCTTCCCGATTTAAGTAGAGCGAATGTTGCTTTAGATAAGATTGAATCGCTTGGCTTATCGTTGGTAGCCCAGAGAACTGAGGAGCATCTGACGACGACTCTAGATTCGCAGCTTGAGTGGAATTCTTTAAAATTAGTGGGAGTGACTCATGCTTACCGTGGGGAACGGGAAGAACATCGCTTCATTCTAGGGCCACTCGACGTAACTTTTCATCGTGGAGAATTAGTGTTTGTTGTCGGTGGTAATGGGAGCGGCAAATCTACTCTTGTGAAGCTGCTAGTTGGACTCTATATTCCAGAATCAGGAGAAATTCAGTTTGACGGTAAACCGATTACAGATAAAAATCGCGAGTGGTATCGTCAGCAGTTTTCAGTTGTTTTCTCTGACTTCTATCTTTTTACCCGTCTTCTAGGATTAGACACTCCATCACTAACTAACCAAACCCAAAAGTATTTAGAAAAGCTGGAATTAGATCATAAAGTGCAGGTAAAAGACGGTATTCTTTCCACTACTACCTTATCCCAAGGACAACGCAAGCGTCTTGCTTTATTAACGGCGTATTTGGAAGATCGTCCTATTTATATATTTGACGAATGGGCGTCAGACCAAGACCCAGTATTCAAGGAAGTTTTTTACACGCAACTGTTGCCAGAGTTAAAAAGTAGAGGGAAGACGGTTCTGGTTGTTACTCACGATGACCGCTATTTTGAAGTTGCCGATCGGATTGTGAAGTTGGATTATGGGAAAGTGCAATATGATAAAAGCTTACATGGTTGA
- a CDS encoding aromatic ring-hydroxylating dioxygenase subunit alpha, with protein sequence MVNFNLQASNSLRKTQTFNNPARFIEGWYWAIPSHNLKVGEVKPVTLLGRELAIYRGKDGKAIALDAYCPHMGAHLAEGKVEGNGIRCFFHNWKYDQAGKCIDIPCLEKPLPAKVRSWPTAEKYGMVWVWTGETPRQPLPCPPELKDEECDAVIASCFVKNCHPNVVMINAIDAQHFNTVHNLPLKIVFEKQEDENAIAFSNTTRGGEDSLFVKLIRPLYKNEVTYSMCYWYGSTGTVTLGPDFLHFYIMFALRLTETGKTEGQTLLITKKRPGVLGWIFNRIVLWLTKMVGNYFAKGDTQVFQTIKFDFQTPTKEDKSIIQFIQHVEKQRAIAWGTWEAALPKEQQRHYDLDKADLTPQPLSLQGNGVHPPSLTTEAR encoded by the coding sequence ATGGTGAATTTTAATTTGCAAGCGTCTAATTCTCTTCGCAAAACCCAAACTTTTAACAATCCCGCTCGCTTTATTGAAGGATGGTATTGGGCTATTCCCTCTCACAATCTCAAGGTGGGTGAAGTGAAGCCTGTAACCCTTTTGGGAAGGGAACTGGCGATTTATCGGGGCAAGGATGGGAAAGCGATCGCTCTCGATGCATATTGCCCGCACATGGGCGCACACCTTGCCGAAGGAAAAGTCGAAGGCAACGGGATTCGCTGTTTTTTCCACAACTGGAAGTATGACCAAGCGGGAAAGTGTATCGATATTCCGTGTTTGGAAAAGCCGCTTCCAGCGAAGGTACGAAGTTGGCCTACGGCTGAGAAGTACGGAATGGTGTGGGTTTGGACTGGGGAAACGCCACGACAGCCTTTGCCTTGCCCTCCAGAACTCAAAGACGAAGAATGCGACGCTGTGATCGCGTCTTGCTTTGTCAAGAACTGTCACCCCAATGTGGTGATGATCAACGCCATCGACGCCCAACACTTCAATACCGTTCATAACCTGCCACTGAAAATTGTGTTCGAGAAGCAGGAAGACGAAAACGCGATCGCCTTCAGCAATACCACGCGGGGAGGGGAAGATTCTCTGTTTGTAAAACTAATCCGCCCCTTATATAAAAATGAAGTCACTTATAGTATGTGCTACTGGTACGGCAGCACCGGCACGGTGACACTTGGGCCAGACTTTCTCCACTTCTACATCATGTTTGCCCTTCGCCTTACCGAAACAGGAAAAACTGAAGGACAGACTTTATTAATTACTAAGAAGCGTCCGGGTGTACTCGGCTGGATCTTTAATCGGATCGTACTTTGGCTGACGAAAATGGTGGGCAATTACTTTGCCAAAGGAGACACCCAAGTTTTCCAAACGATTAAGTTTGACTTTCAGACTCCGACGAAAGAGGACAAGTCGATTATCCAGTTCATCCAGCACGTCGAGAAACAGAGAGCGATCGCTTGGGGAACTTGGGAGGCGGCTTTACCGAAGGAGCAGCAGCGGCACTATGATTTGGATAAGGCAGACCTAACTCCCCAACCCCTTTCCCTGCAAGGGAACGGAGTGCATCCTCCCTCCCTAACCACGGAGGCGAGATGA